TAAGTGCAAACTTGGCCCTTGTCACTGTTCCACGGATCAAAATTTTGGAATGAAGAAAGATCTTGCAATAGAAATGGAGGGAGCTGGCACAATGAAGAAGTAGGCGCACCTGAATTTCGCCTTGGGCCTAGGGTCCATCTTAAATAAGGACCCGATACATTTACATATCTAAACAAATGGAAAATATGTGATTTGCACAACATTACGGCAACAAGTGTGTAGGGGccatttgccccccccccccccccttattTTATTCAATAATTGTCTATGATTGAGTACGTGTATCTTATAATCGCATATCCATAATTTATTATGACTTTATTTACTAGTtaaaatttctttttttttgcttttaTAAGAGCAACTCTAATGGAGAGACCCAAACGGACACGGATTTTGTCCGTTTTTCGTCCGTTTGGGTCGCCCGTCCGCACCGCGGACACGCGCCGACGAGGATGTATCCAACGCGGGACACAAATGCGGACACACACGGACGGAGCCCCTGCTCGACCCGTCTACTCCAACTAGCGGCGCCGGCGCCGCCATGCCCCTCCTCGCGCCGCCCCTTCATCACTCCCTCTCGCGCCGCCGTTCCTCTCCGCCGCCCACTCGCGAGATCCAGCCGCCGCACGGCGCGAGATCCAGCTGACGCACGACGTGAGATCCAGCCGCCACCGCACGACGCGAGATCCAGTCGCCGCTGGTGCAGGGCGCGAGCTCGAGCCGCGGCCGCACGGCGTGAgctctagccgccgccgccgcacgacGCGAGCTCTAGCCGCCGCTGCACGATGCGAGATCCAGCCGCCGTTGTCGCACAACACGAGCTCTAGCCCCGCGGGCGACAGAATGACGGCGTGCAGGTGGCGCTGGTGAGCGTCCTGCGTCGGCGGCCTCGCCGGTGAGCGCGGTGGTGGGCTGCGCCGGTGGCCTCGCTACTTGTTGCTGCGGTCGTGGAGTTGACCAGCTCATGCCCAGTCACTGGTACGTGGGACTAGGGCGAACACCGGGGCGGACACGAGCGGGCGGTAGCGAGCGACGAGTGCGTACGCTTCTGTCCGCTTCATACCCGTTTGTTCTCAGATTTGGATCAGGTTTGGGTCGGGGACGGACAGCGGGCGGACatgcgcgtccgtttgggtcgcccCGTTGGGCCAAGTTTTATGTCTGGatgacccaaacggacaaaatgggtcaccccattggagttgctctaatgATTTTTCATGTTGTTATATATAACGTTGTCCATTGTACCTCATTCGCACTAGGGCCTCGAGAATGCTAGGGTCGGCCCTGCCGGTGAGGCGTGCGGTCGTCCAGGCGGGGGAGCATCGGTGGCGCCCGGTCGTTGGTCTCGTTGTCGGACATGAGGAGTGTTAGACGGTGCGTGGATGGGAAgatagggcgtgtttggttgcccgcacCGAGCCCAACCAGGCCCGCGCGGGGAGGGAGAGGCCTGTTTGGTTGCCTGGTTTTCCTGTTGGGCCTGCATCGCACGCTTCTCAAAGCAGCCCAGAGCCTGGCTCGCTGGAAACCCTCGGATCGGCAGTTTCTCGCGAGCCAGGCTGAGTGCGGCGCGAGGTCGCTGGGCGGGAGCGAGGCGCGGGCGAGGGGGGATGGCGGGAGATGGAAATCTGGCGCCATCCCGGCGCCAAATTAGCCTCACCCCCCTTTCACTCGCTCACCCATAGCCACTGCCCCCCTTTCTTCTCCACTGCCTCACCACCAGGGGCGGCCGCGATTTCAGATCTGCGCTATAGGCGGCGGCGGAAGAGGCGGCGACGGCTGCGATTTCAGATCTGCGCTataggcggcggcggcggctgatcTGGTGCTCCCCTTGCTGCTGGCCACCGTCTGGTCGACCTACTCTGTGCCATGGCTCCCCCTACGCCGTCCTCGTCTCCGATGCCGGTAAGAAGCACCCCCTCCCCCTTTGTTAGCTCAGTGGTTAGGCCTTTAAGCTAGGTGTAGGATCGATTTCCCACTGAACGAACCGTCGATGTCGACTAGGTTATGGACGCACGGATGAGGTTGATAATCCAGGCAGCAGCACTGATTAGTGTGATTCAGGCATAGGTCATGTTCATGCACCAGAGAGCTGTTCGTCATGCTGGGAGACCGTTGATCCGCTATGGTCCATTGTTTCCCCGGGAACAGGAGAGGATCCAAAATCTGAACTACATCTACAACTGCAATGACGTCGAGGCTCTGTGGATGCTTAGAATGAAAAGAGCACCATTTGCCAGGCTTGTCGAGACCTTCAGGAGCAGGAGCCTGTTACAAGATAGCCTCAACACCAGTTTCAAAGAGCAAGTGGCCATGTTCCTCCATGTTGTTGGCCATAACCAGAGGTTCAGGGTCATTCACAACACGTTCAGGAGGTCAATGGAGACCATCTCTAGATACTTCAAGCAGGTGCTTTTTGCTGTTGGGGAGCTTAGAGGAGAGATGATCAGGAGACCATCTGGCCAGACTCCACCAAAGATTCGCGGAAGCCCAAGATGGTATCCATACTTCAAGGTGAGCATTGACAATATACACTTTTCGTGGCTTGATATGCTTGTATTGTGCAAGTTCAGCACTAACACAGGCTAGTGATGCCATTTTCAGGACTGCATTGGGGCAATAGATGGTACTCATGTCACTGCCAGAGTTCCTAGGTCACAGTCTGCAGCATACAGGGGGAGGAAGCACTACACAAGTCAGAATGTGCTTGCTGCTGTTGACTTTGATCTGAGGTTCACATATGTGCTGGCTGGCTGGGAGGGGTCAGCACATGATGCAAACATTCTCACTGACAGCATGAGTCGACCTGATGGGATCAACATCCCCGACGGCAAGTTCTACCTTGGAGATGCTGGCTATGCATGTCGGCCGGGTATTCTTTCACCCTTCAGGAAAACAAGGTACCATCTCAACGAGTTCTCTGGTAGGAACTGTCCTAGGACTGCACAGGAGCTGTTTAATCTCAGACACTCCAGCCTTAGAGTAACTGTTGAGAGGGCATTTGGAGCTCTAAAGAATAGGTTTAAGATCCTGGATCAGAAGCCATTCCACCCACACTCCACTCAAGTTAAGCTAGTTCTTGCTTGTTGCATTCTGCATAACTGGATCCTCCAGTGGGGCTTTGATGAACACGTGCCTGAGGAGGAAGAGGTCGAGCCTGACGATGTTGTTAGCTCTGGCCATGGTGTGGAGGCATTTGACAATGACGCTTGGAAGAACAAAAGGTTGGAGTGGGCAGAGGCAATGTGGCTTAACAGAGGTCagtgcaggatttgaagaaaaggaagaagaaacaaCAGCTGTAGAAGCACAgaaaaagaggaagaagaagcagcagcagcagcagaagcagaagaggaagatgaagcAGCAACACCGATGAACTATCCCCTATTTAGCCAATGGCTCTTAATAATTTGATCTGTCATTTGATTGTAGTTAGGATGAACTGTCATTTGTTTAACTAGCTGGCACTGTGTTCAGATTGTGTGTGGTAAGGTCACCACTAGATAGAAGTGGTGACAACACCTTATGCAGGTTGCAACCAAACACCATGTCATATGTGCACCTAATGCAATGCGGGCAACCAAATGCTGGATCAAAAATGTTTGTCTCATGCAACTAGGagcatgcaggcaaccaaactatGTGCATCTGGAGTTTTTTGGCCTGCATCCCCTCAAACCGGCTCAATAAAGCCAGACTCGCCGGGTCAGGCTGAATCGGCAATGTAACCAAACACGCCCATAGAGACTCGCGTGAGTGCGCACGTATATAGCGGCTGCACGAGGGGAGGAGAAGCCTGGGCACAGAGTGCTTGATGAGCAAAGCGAGCATCGTCCGGTTCTTTGCTTCGATGAATTTACAATCTCCAAAAGAAATTCGTTGGGAGagttttttttttctcttttatCTGATTATGTCGACCACGATCTAAACAGAAATGGCAATGCGTGTACGTGAGGGATGCAGTTGCATGTTGTTACAATACCCTGCTTTCGGGGCCTCTTTCTCGGGTCTTGATCATGATCGGTACTGTGCTGTTCTTGCCTTACCGGAGATATATTCCCTTCTGGAAACTCCGGTTGCAAGAGGATGGAGgatacacacatgcatgcaatatatatactactccctctgtcctaaaatataagaacgtttttaacacCGAGGGAGTACAAGCATGGAGTACTTGATTAGTTGCATGCTAAGTTTCATGCTTAGttcatcatgatgtgtatgtggtGTGGTGTGGTGTGCTGTAAATAATGCAGGTGTCGACGAAAAAGTGGCTGCCACTGCTGCCCATGGCGCGCTAGCTCATGCTCGACTTGAAGCTCATCGGCGGACCGGCTGAACCTACCTACCAGTAGTCGCCGCACGAGCACGCGCCATCCTTCATGTGATGGAAGCAGTTGGCGTCCCTCAGTACGATCTCCCTGCCGTACGCCTGGGCGACCATCTTGATCGCGGCGTGGCAGTCGCCGCACACCCGGAGGTTCTTGAACACGCGGATGGGCGCGCCGGCCGGCACGGCGAGCAGCCCGAACGCCACGGCGAGCCTCTCGCTGTGGTGCGCCAGGCCCTTCTCCCTCCCCTCCGGCCCCTCGTCCTGCAGCGCCCAGGCGGTGTCCGCCACGTACCCTTGGCCGCGGATCCTCTCCGTCATCTCCTCCGCCTTCCGGTAGATCTCGGCGGCACGCGGGTGGCCTCGGTCCTCCACGTAGAACAGGTGCGTCACGCCGTTGGCCACGACCCAGCTGCACCCGGGCTCCTTGGTGATCCCTCTCGCCTTCATCGACGTCCGGACCCTCGCCACGTCGCCCCACCTCCCCGCCCGCGAGTACAGGTTCGACAGCATGACGTACGGCACGGCGTCCGTCGGGTCGAGCCTCCACACCATGCCCGCCGCGTGCTCGGCGAGCTCCGCGTTCCGGTGCGTCCGGCACGCGGCCAGCAGCGCCTTCCAGACCGTGGCGTCCAGCCTCGTCGTGCTCCGGTTCAGCAGGTCCATGGCCTCGTCGAGCCGCCCGGCGCGGCCGAGCAGGTCCACCATGCACGCGTAGTGGTCCGGCCCGGGCGCGATGCCGTGGTCGGCCTGCATGGACCGGAAGTGCGCCCGGCCGGCGTCGACCAGGCCGGCGTGGCTGCACGCGAAGAGCAGCCCGATGAAGGTGATGTAGTCCGGCCGGCACCCGGACCGGACCATCTCGCCGTAGATCTCCAGCGACTCCCTGCCACGGCCGTTCTGCGCGTACCCGACGATCAGCGCCGTCCACGTGATGGGGTCGCACCGGACCCGCATCGCGTCGAAGACCATCTTGGCCTCGCCGAGCGAACCGGTCTTGGCGTACATGGAGACCAGCGAGTTCCCGACGGAGAGGAACGGGTCGAGCGCGAGCCGGACCGCGGCGGCGTGCACCGACCGGCCCAGCTCGAGCGCCGTCGCCCCGGCGCACGAGCTCAGCGCGGCCGCGACGGCGAACTCGtccgggccgacgcccgcggcgacCATGTCGCGGAAGACCTGCAGGGCCGAGTCGTGGGACCGGGAGCGCGCGAGCCCGGTGAGGAGGGAGGTCCAGCTGACCACGTCGCGGCgcggcatttcgtcgaacacggCCCGCGCGGCGCCGTGGCGGGACAGCTTGGCGTAGGCGTCGACGAGCGCGTTGGCGACGTGGAGGTGCGCGGCGAGGCCCGCGCGGAGGAGGAGCGAGTGGAGCGCGTCGGCGGGGAGCCGGAGGAGCGCGGCGGAgttgagggcggacgggagggtGTACTCGTCGGCGTGGAGGCCCCGGGCGCGCATCTCGTGGAGCAGGGCGAGCGCGCGCGGGTGCAGGCCGGCCCGGGAGCAGCGCGAGATGGCCGCGTTGTAGGCCACGCCGGGTGGCACGACCATCGTGCCCGGGGTGCACGATGGGCTGAGCTCGGCGCCGCCCGTTGGGGTGCCAGTGGAAACGCGTCTAGCGTGGCGACTGCCGCGTCATGCGTGCTGCTTATGATTTGCGATTGCTTGAGCCTTGACGGCGTCGGTGAGTTGCCACCCTTCGCCATGGCGATTCATTTCATGGTTATCAATGGCGGCGGGTCAGTCATTTGAGCGCGGTACAAATTCAACGCAATTCTTTTGTACACGACCAGCTTTCTAAATCAGCAGCACTGTTCATCCTGTCGACCGTTGGGATCATCATTTTGTGGCGAAACAGCTGAAACCTTTGTCGAAGCAAACATTGAGCTTCAAAAGTTGAGTGGAATTGCACACAACATTGCCAGCAATGGATCGCCAACAAAGGCAGATACATG
The Aegilops tauschii subsp. strangulata cultivar AL8/78 chromosome 3, Aet v6.0, whole genome shotgun sequence genome window above contains:
- the LOC109773661 gene encoding pentatricopeptide repeat-containing protein At2g03880, mitochondrial-like, whose amino-acid sequence is MVVPPGVAYNAAISRCSRAGLHPRALALLHEMRARGLHADEYTLPSALNSAALLRLPADALHSLLLRAGLAAHLHVANALVDAYAKLSRHGAARAVFDEMPRRDVVSWTSLLTGLARSRSHDSALQVFRDMVAAGVGPDEFAVAAALSSCAGATALELGRSVHAAAVRLALDPFLSVGNSLVSMYAKTGSLGEAKMVFDAMRVRCDPITWTALIVGYAQNGRGRESLEIYGEMVRSGCRPDYITFIGLLFACSHAGLVDAGRAHFRSMQADHGIAPGPDHYACMVDLLGRAGRLDEAMDLLNRSTTRLDATVWKALLAACRTHRNAELAEHAAGMVWRLDPTDAVPYVMLSNLYSRAGRWGDVARVRTSMKARGITKEPGCSWVVANGVTHLFYVEDRGHPRAAEIYRKAEEMTERIRGQGYVADTAWALQDEGPEGREKGLAHHSERLAVAFGLLAVPAGAPIRVFKNLRVCGDCHAAIKMVAQAYGREIVLRDANCFHHMKDGACSCGDYW